In Rhodothermales bacterium, the genomic window TCGGCTCGACGTGGACGGTCTCGCCCGGCCGCGTCATCTCGTGCGAGCGCGGCAGCACGGTCCATTCGCCGATGCGGAAGCCGTCGGCGAGGGGCGTGAGGAACGAAGCGTCGTAGGGCATCGGGCGGAGGTGCGGGCTCGGAGAAGCGTAGCGACCGGGCGGGGGATGCGTCAAGGTACTACGCCCGCCCCGGCCGGACCGGCGCTGACGGGCCCGGAACGGCGATCATCACCTCCTCATCAGGTCTCCGAAGGAAACCGTCACGCCGTCCGCAAGCGCGGGGCATCGGCGCGCAGCTAGCATGGCGCACCGGCCCTCGATCCGCCCACTCATCCCCTGCCGCCATGCGCCCCTCTCGCTACGTCCTCCTCTCGCTCGCCATCGTCCTGCTCTATCCGTGCGACGGGTACGGGCAGCCCGTGTTCACCGAAGTCACCGACGGCGACCTCGTCACGGCGGTCCGCTCGTGGGGCGCGAGTTGGGTGGACATCGACGGCGACCTCGACCTCGACCTCTTCGTGAGCCGGCAGGCGACGACGGGCGGCAACCGGCTCTACCTCAACGACGGCGGCACGCTCACCCTCGCCGACGCGGGCGCGCTCACCGACGCCGCCACGCCCGGCTCGCTCGGCCACACCTGGGCCGACTACGACAACGACGACGACCTCGACGTGTACGCTGTCGGCGGGTGGGTTAGCGGGGCCGGCCACCTCTTCCGTAACGACGGCGGCACGTTCGCCCTCGTCGACGCCGCGCCCGTCGCGCCGAGCGACGACAACCGGGGCTGGAGCGCGGCGTGGGGCGACTTCGATGCCGACGGCTTCGTGGATCTCGTCGTGGCCCACCCGGCGGGGTTCGTGGGGGTCTCCCAGCCGAACCACCTCTTCCACAACGAGAGCGGTAGCGCGTTCAGCCGCGTCGCTGACGGTCCTGTCGTCACCGGGCTCGCCCCGTACACCGTCGCCTCGTGGAGCGACTACGACCTCGACGGCGACCTCGACCTCTTCATCGGCAGCGGACCAGCGAACGGGAGCGTGGCGCCGGATTTCTTCTACGAGAACGACGGCGCCGGCGCGTTCAGCCGTCTGGAGACGGAACCGTTCGCCACCGATGCGCGCGACGGGCAGGTGGTAAACTGGATCGATGTCGATAATGACGGCGACCTCGACGTCTACATCACCAACTACACGGGGACGGCGACGAACGACTTCTACCGCAACGACGCGGGCACGTATGTCGCCGTCACCGATGACCCCCTCGCCGATGACACGGGCGGGCTCCGCCTCGCCAACACCTGGGGCGACCTCGACAACGACGGCGACCTCGACGCCTTCATCACGACCGGCGGGAACGCCGCGGACCGGCTCTACAGCAATGACGGCGATGGGACGTTCACGCGCATCGCGTCATCGCCCCTCACGACGCGCGCCGATGCCACCTCCGGCGCCACGCTCGGCGACTACGACGGCGACGGCGACCTCGACCTCGCCGTGACGACGCAGGTGAACGGCGGCGGGCCGGTGCGCCTCTACCGCAACGACACGGACACCGCCAACGGCTGGCTCAAGCTGAACCTCGTCGGGGTCGCCTCGAACCGCGCCGCGATTGGCGCGCAGGTCCGCGCTACGGCGACGATCGGCGGGAGCGCGGTGACGCAGTTCCGCGAGGTCTCGGCGCAGAACACGTTCAACGGGCAGAACGCGCTCACCGTCCACCTCGGGCTGGGCGATGCGGCGGCGGTCGAGACACTCGAAATCACGTGGCCGTCGGGCGCCGTAGATACGTTCGAAGACGTGCCGGCGAACGCCTTTTTCGAAGTAACGGAGGGCGGCGGGCTCATCGCCGTCGCGAATGAATCGGACGGCCTCGGCAGCGTGCCGTCGCTCGGGCTCGATGCGAGCTACCCGAACCCGTTCGCCGAGCGGACGATGATCCCGTACCATCTCGGGCAGGCGGGACCCGTCTCGCTCGCCGTGTACGACCTCCTCGGCCGCCGCGTCCGCACGCTCGTGGACGCCGCGCGGCCCGCCGGCTCCCACACCGCGACGTGGGATGGCCGCGACGCATCGGGCCGCCGGCTGAGCGCGGGCGTCTACCTCTACCGGCTCGAAGTCATAGATCCCGCTCGCGGGGCAGGCGAGCGGGCAGAGACGCGGCGCCTCGTGCTCGTACGCTGAGCGGCCCGGGAGCGCCGCGCCACCGCGAAGGGATGGCGGCGCGGCGCTCCACTCACTTTCTCTCCGACCCTCTCCCCCATGCTCCGCACCGCGCTCGTCGCCCTCTGTCTCTGTCTCGCTCCGCTCGCACATGCCCAAACGCCGTGCCCCTCCGCCGAGGCAGACCAGCTCGATTTCTGGGTCGGCACGTGGGACCTGACGTGGCCCGGCGGGCAAGGCGGCACGCCGGAGGGCGAGACCGGGCGCGGGACGAACACGATCACGCGCGAACTCGACGGCTGCGTCGTCCACGAGCGGTTCACGGCGGAGGGCGGGTTCGAGGGCGAGAGCGTGTCGGTGTTCACGCCGCAGGGCTGGCGGCAGACGTGGGTCGACAACCAGGGCGGCTACCTCCTCTTCACCGGCGGGATGGCGGGCGGCGCGATAGAGCTGCGCACGGCGCCGTTCACGAACCCGCAGGGGCAGGAGGTGGTCAGCCGGATGACGTGGCGCAACGTGACGGCCGACGCGCTCGACTGGCACTGGCAGCGCTCGGCGGACGGCGGCGCGACGTGGGCCGACGTGTGGGTGATCCGCTACGCCCGCCGCTGATGGCCGCGCCTCAGACCACGTCCGGGACGTAGACCTTCACCTCGTCGTGCCGCCGCAGCTGAACGGTGCCGGACTTCGCGCCGCGCGGCTTCCGCACGTCGCAGGCGCGGCACACGCTGACGGTCACTTTCCCGCCCGCCGCCCGCGCCTTCGAGTGGAACGCGGCCAGTTCCGCCGCCCGCTTCACGACCGTCTTCGGCACGTCACCCCCGCCCGGATTCCGCACGACGACGTGGCTACCGGGCACCCCACCGACGTGGAGCCAGAGGTCTTGCGGATCGGCCACGCTGAACGTCAGCCGGTCGTTGTCGCGGGCGCTCGCGCCGACGAGGATCTCGAAACCCTCGGCCTCGAAGGTCTGGTAGTCGGCGGCAGGCGGGCGTTCGGGGCGGGGCATGGGAACGTTCAGAGAGTCGGTGCTCAAAAACTACGGGGGACGCCGGATCAGTGGCCCATCGCCACGTCGAGCGCGCCGGGCTTGTCGTGGATGGCGACGCGGTCGAGGAGCGTCGCGCTCGCCGCGTTGAGGCCGACGACTTCGGCGTGCACGCCGCGCTTGCGGAAGCGGAGCACGGCCTTGTCGATGGCGGCAACCGCCGAGGCGTCCCAGATGTGGCCGTGCGTGAGGTCGATCAGCACGCGGTCCACGTCCTCCTGGAAATCGAAGTGGGCGAGGAAGCCGGTAACGGTGACGAAGAAGAGGTCGCCGTTGAGGACGTAGGTCCGGGTCCGACCGTCGTCGCTGAGCGCGTCCTCCATGAACGCGACGTTCGCCACCTTCCGCGCGAAGAGGAGCGCGCTGAGCACGACGCCGACGAACACGCCGATCGCGAGGTCGTGCGTGTAGACGACGGTGCCGACGGTCACGCCCATCACGAGCGTCTCGCTGAACGGAAGCGCCGTCACCTTCAGCGACGACCAGTCGAACGTGCCGATCGAGACCATGAACATCACGGCCACGAGCGCGCCCATCGGGATCAGCACGAGCCAGTCGGCGAGGACGAGGATGAAGAAGAGCAGGAACGCGCCCGCCGCGAACGTCGAGAGCCGGCCGCGCCCGCCCGACTTCACGTTGATGACGGACTGCCCGATCATCGCGCACCCGGCCATCCCGCCGAAGAAGCCGGTGATGACGTTCGCGATGCCCTGCCCGCGCGCCTCTTTGTTCTTATCGCTCGGCGTGTCCGTCATCTCGTCGACGATCGACGCCGTCAGCAGCGATTCGATCAGCCCGACGAGCGAGAGGGCGATGGCGACGGGGAAGATGATTCGCAGCGTTTCGAGCGAGAACGGCACGGCGGGCAGGCTGAAGAACGGCAGCGTCGTCGGCAGCGCGCCCATGTCGCCGACGCGGCTGAGCCCGCCGCCGGTCGTGAGCGAAACAAGCGTGAGCGCGATGATGGCGACGAGCGGCGAGGGCACCGCCGTCGTCACGCGCGGCAGGAGATAGATGATGGCGAGCGCGCCCGCGACGACGGCATACATCATCCACCCGGCTCCGACGAAGAGCGGGAGCTGCGCCATGAAAATGAGGATAGCGAGCGCGTTGACGAACCCGACCATCACGGGCTTCGGGACGAACTTCATGTAGCGCCCGAGCTTGAACCACCCGAAGACGATCTGTAGCACGCCCGTCAAGATCGTCGTGGCGAAGAGGTAGTCGAGCCCGTAGTCGCGGACGAGCGTGATCATGAGGAGCGCCATCGCGCCCGTCGCGGCGGAGATCATGCCCGGCCGGCCGCCGACGAACGCCGTGATGACGGCGATCGAGAACGAGGCGTAGAGCCCGACTTTGGGGTCGACGCCGGCGATGATCGAGAAGGCGATCGCCTCGGGGATGAGCGCGAGGGCCACGACGACGCCAGCGAGCAGGTCGCCGCGGACGTTCGAGAACCACTCGGCTTTGAGGGTTTTGGTGCTGGGGAGCGAGAGGCCGTAGCGGCGGTCGCCGAGGATGGTACGGAGATTCAAAAGCGTCCTATCGGTGAGGAGGGGGCTCGCCCGGCGGGCGGCGGGAAGCGACGCGAAGCAGCGGCTCGACCCGAAACAAAAAGGACTCGGACACCGCCCGAGCCCCGCGTGAAGTAGCTGACGAACGCAACATACGGGCCACATAACCGCAGGTCCCCGCCCCACGCAGGCTCCCAGCCCTGGAAGCGCTTCTCTTAATCAAATCCAGACCTACCGCCTATGCGCGGCACT contains:
- a CDS encoding FG-GAP-like repeat-containing protein: MRPSRYVLLSLAIVLLYPCDGYGQPVFTEVTDGDLVTAVRSWGASWVDIDGDLDLDLFVSRQATTGGNRLYLNDGGTLTLADAGALTDAATPGSLGHTWADYDNDDDLDVYAVGGWVSGAGHLFRNDGGTFALVDAAPVAPSDDNRGWSAAWGDFDADGFVDLVVAHPAGFVGVSQPNHLFHNESGSAFSRVADGPVVTGLAPYTVASWSDYDLDGDLDLFIGSGPANGSVAPDFFYENDGAGAFSRLETEPFATDARDGQVVNWIDVDNDGDLDVYITNYTGTATNDFYRNDAGTYVAVTDDPLADDTGGLRLANTWGDLDNDGDLDAFITTGGNAADRLYSNDGDGTFTRIASSPLTTRADATSGATLGDYDGDGDLDLAVTTQVNGGGPVRLYRNDTDTANGWLKLNLVGVASNRAAIGAQVRATATIGGSAVTQFREVSAQNTFNGQNALTVHLGLGDAAAVETLEITWPSGAVDTFEDVPANAFFEVTEGGGLIAVANESDGLGSVPSLGLDASYPNPFAERTMIPYHLGQAGPVSLAVYDLLGRRVRTLVDAARPAGSHTATWDGRDASGRRLSAGVYLYRLEVIDPARGAGERAETRRLVLVR
- a CDS encoding NFACT RNA binding domain-containing protein, encoding MPRPERPPAADYQTFEAEGFEILVGASARDNDRLTFSVADPQDLWLHVGGVPGSHVVVRNPGGGDVPKTVVKRAAELAAFHSKARAAGGKVTVSVCRACDVRKPRGAKSGTVQLRRHDEVKVYVPDVV
- a CDS encoding SulP family inorganic anion transporter, encoding MLGDRRYGLSLPSTKTLKAEWFSNVRGDLLAGVVVALALIPEAIAFSIIAGVDPKVGLYASFSIAVITAFVGGRPGMISAATGAMALLMITLVRDYGLDYLFATTILTGVLQIVFGWFKLGRYMKFVPKPVMVGFVNALAILIFMAQLPLFVGAGWMMYAVVAGALAIIYLLPRVTTAVPSPLVAIIALTLVSLTTGGGLSRVGDMGALPTTLPFFSLPAVPFSLETLRIIFPVAIALSLVGLIESLLTASIVDEMTDTPSDKNKEARGQGIANVITGFFGGMAGCAMIGQSVINVKSGGRGRLSTFAAGAFLLFFILVLADWLVLIPMGALVAVMFMVSIGTFDWSSLKVTALPFSETLVMGVTVGTVVYTHDLAIGVFVGVVLSALLFARKVANVAFMEDALSDDGRTRTYVLNGDLFFVTVTGFLAHFDFQEDVDRVLIDLTHGHIWDASAVAAIDKAVLRFRKRGVHAEVVGLNAASATLLDRVAIHDKPGALDVAMGH